The following are from one region of the Methanoculleus caldifontis genome:
- the folD gene encoding bifunctional methylenetetrahydrofolate dehydrogenase/methenyltetrahydrofolate cyclohydrolase FolD — translation MILDGKAVSEKRLEILKERIEESGLYPRLATVIVGADPASQMYVRMKHRACERVGIGSIGIELPEDASTERVLEAVNRLNNDPDINGILIQLPLPPQVDTTRVIEAVAPDKDVDGFHPCSLGRLLAGNPVFAPCTPQGIMTILEEYKIPIRGKRAVVVGRSIDVGRPMAALLLNADATVTICHSKTENLAEEMRRADILVSAVGKARFVGPEMVKEGATVIDVGINYDEQGKLCGDVDFDAVKDRAGAITPVPGGVGPMTIATLMENTFRAAKLRTCNGTAR, via the coding sequence ATGATACTCGATGGAAAAGCAGTCTCTGAAAAGAGGCTTGAGATCCTCAAAGAGAGGATAGAAGAGTCGGGGCTCTATCCGCGCCTCGCCACCGTCATCGTGGGGGCGGACCCCGCATCACAGATGTATGTCCGGATGAAGCACCGGGCGTGCGAGCGCGTCGGTATCGGGTCCATCGGGATCGAACTCCCGGAGGACGCCTCGACGGAGCGGGTGCTCGAGGCGGTCAACCGCCTCAACAACGACCCCGACATCAACGGCATCCTGATCCAGCTCCCCCTCCCGCCGCAGGTGGACACCACCCGCGTCATCGAGGCGGTCGCACCCGACAAGGATGTGGACGGGTTCCACCCCTGCAGCCTCGGCAGGCTCCTTGCCGGGAACCCGGTCTTTGCCCCCTGCACCCCGCAGGGGATCATGACGATCCTCGAAGAGTATAAGATCCCGATCCGGGGCAAACGTGCGGTCGTCGTCGGCCGGAGCATCGATGTAGGGCGCCCCATGGCCGCTCTGCTCCTGAACGCCGACGCAACCGTCACCATCTGCCACTCTAAGACCGAGAACCTGGCTGAAGAGATGCGGAGAGCCGATATCCTGGTCAGCGCGGTCGGGAAGGCGAGGTTTGTCGGGCCGGAGATGGTGAAGGAAGGCGCGACGGTCATCGACGTCGGGATCAACTACGACGAGCAGGGCAAGCTCTGCGGCGACGTCGACTTCGATGCGGTGAAGGATCGTGCGGGAGCGATAACGCCGGTCCCCGGCGGCGTCGGCCCCATGACGATCGCAACCCTGATGGAGAACACGTTCAGGGCAGCCAAGTTGAGGACATGCAACGGTACTGCACGGTAA
- the folP gene encoding dihydropteroate synthase: MQRYCTVNRLRIGGGAPARLMGVINCSPESFYRGSYTPAGGVHDRAVAMLEAGADLIDLGARSTAPGSPPLTVAEEAARVDAALAELDGTGITLSVDTRYPEVLEVCLRHDVHAANDISGLSDERYAMLVADAGLPVFAMASCREPGDPVGLAATMEALGTVVERCARSGIDEYVLDPAVGRWTPSRTSEDDWELCRNFSSFLAFGRPVLAAVSRKTFLGDLLCRGPDERLAGTLALTTMLLDAGAAVVRSHDVAETKDLLRVYEKMRRV, encoded by the coding sequence ATGCAACGGTACTGCACGGTAAACCGCCTCCGGATCGGCGGCGGCGCTCCCGCCCGCCTGATGGGTGTCATCAACTGCAGCCCCGAATCGTTTTACCGGGGCTCCTACACTCCGGCCGGTGGGGTTCACGACCGGGCAGTTGCCATGCTTGAAGCGGGCGCCGATCTGATCGACCTCGGTGCGCGGAGCACGGCGCCGGGGTCTCCCCCCCTCACCGTCGCCGAGGAGGCGGCGCGGGTGGACGCGGCGCTCGCCGAACTCGACGGGACCGGGATCACCCTCTCGGTGGATACCCGTTATCCCGAGGTGCTCGAGGTCTGCCTCCGCCACGACGTCCACGCGGCAAACGATATCTCCGGCCTCTCCGACGAGCGCTACGCGATGCTGGTCGCCGATGCCGGCCTCCCGGTCTTTGCGATGGCGAGTTGCAGGGAGCCCGGCGACCCCGTCGGCCTCGCCGCAACGATGGAAGCCCTCGGCACGGTTGTGGAGCGGTGCGCCCGCTCCGGTATCGATGAATACGTTCTCGATCCCGCCGTCGGCAGATGGACGCCTTCGCGGACGAGCGAGGACGACTGGGAACTCTGCAGGAACTTCTCCTCGTTTCTGGCCTTCGGCCGCCCGGTGCTCGCCGCGGTCTCGCGGAAGACCTTTCTCGGCGACCTCCTCTGCAGGGGACCCGACGAGCGGCTCGCGGGAACGCTCGCGCTCACGACGATGCTCCTCGATGCCGGGGCAGCCGTCGTCCGGAGCCATGATGTTGCCGAGACCAAAGACCTCTTGCGGGTCTACGAGAAGATGAGAAGAGTATGA
- the cofE gene encoding coenzyme F420-0:L-glutamate ligase, whose protein sequence is MTPPSFSVYGLATPLIHAGDDVAAHLFEAAGRSECRGLRDGDIVVVAESPVATAEGRAVRLAGIEPSAEALRLAEEYRMDPRVAEVVLRESDRVVGGIPGFLLCMKGGTLLPNAGIDASNTPEGFVLPLPADPDASAARIRAALRERSGADVGVIVIDSRTHAMRLGCSGVAIGCSGIPSVVDERGKRDLFGRELEVTKRAVADCIASAAELVMGEAGECVPAALVRGVGLPIGDDYAGVATIDASECLFMGVALHTDPALLVDEERDSQAL, encoded by the coding sequence ATGACACCACCATCGTTCTCTGTATACGGGCTTGCGACCCCCCTGATTCATGCCGGCGACGATGTCGCGGCGCACCTCTTTGAAGCCGCCGGACGCTCGGAGTGCCGGGGGCTGCGGGACGGGGATATCGTGGTCGTCGCCGAGTCGCCCGTCGCCACCGCCGAAGGGCGGGCGGTCAGGCTCGCCGGGATCGAACCGTCGGCAGAAGCCCTCCGGCTCGCCGAAGAGTACCGGATGGACCCCCGCGTCGCCGAAGTGGTCCTCCGCGAGAGCGACCGGGTCGTCGGCGGGATACCCGGCTTCCTGCTCTGCATGAAGGGCGGGACGCTCCTCCCGAACGCGGGGATCGACGCCTCGAACACCCCCGAGGGTTTCGTCCTCCCGCTCCCCGCCGACCCCGACGCTTCCGCCGCACGGATACGCGCGGCACTCAGGGAGCGGTCGGGAGCGGACGTCGGGGTCATCGTCATCGACTCGAGGACGCACGCAATGCGCCTTGGGTGCAGCGGGGTCGCCATCGGCTGTTCGGGCATCCCCTCGGTGGTCGACGAGCGCGGGAAAAGAGATCTCTTCGGGCGTGAACTTGAGGTCACGAAGCGGGCGGTGGCCGACTGTATCGCCTCGGCCGCCGAACTCGTGATGGGAGAGGCGGGAGAGTGCGTCCCCGCGGCCCTCGTGCGGGGAGTCGGCCTTCCCATCGGCGACGATTACGCCGGGGTCGCCACGATCGACGCTTCAGAGTGTCTCTTTATGGGCGTCGCGCTCCACACGGACCCGGCCCTTCTCGTCGATGAGGAGAGAGATTCCCAGGCTCTCTAA
- the cofC gene encoding 2-phospho-L-lactate guanylyltransferase, with translation MYFHALIPFKPVNPKTRLSCILNQEEREAFARAMLEDVIASVLKSGCSATLLCTHPFKHDDALIAVRKESLNEAINWALAQFHCPALIIMADLALVTAGDIQRLIRTEKDMAIVPGRGGGTNAIFLKKPKCFHADFYGASFLDHLRIAAECNFSVDVIDSFRMSTDIDEKEDLVEILIHGKGRKSREFLESLGISLLIDEKGRVRVERDAHKETL, from the coding sequence ATGTACTTTCACGCGCTCATCCCTTTTAAGCCGGTAAACCCGAAGACCCGGCTCTCCTGCATCCTCAACCAGGAGGAGCGGGAGGCGTTTGCGCGGGCGATGCTTGAGGATGTGATCGCTTCCGTGCTGAAGTCGGGGTGCAGCGCCACCCTGCTCTGCACGCACCCCTTCAAACACGACGACGCGCTCATCGCCGTCCGGAAGGAGTCGTTGAACGAGGCGATCAACTGGGCGCTCGCGCAGTTCCACTGCCCGGCGCTCATCATCATGGCCGACCTTGCCCTGGTGACTGCCGGGGACATCCAGCGGCTGATCCGGACCGAGAAGGATATGGCCATCGTGCCCGGCCGGGGCGGGGGGACGAACGCCATATTCTTGAAGAAACCCAAGTGCTTCCACGCCGACTTCTACGGCGCAAGCTTCCTTGACCACCTCCGGATCGCCGCCGAGTGCAACTTCTCCGTCGACGTGATCGACTCGTTTCGGATGTCGACCGATATCGATGAGAAGGAAGACCTCGTCGAGATCCTCATCCACGGAAAAGGGAGGAAGAGCCGGGAGTTTTTAGAGAGCCTGGGAATCTCTCTCCTCATCGACGAGAAGGGCCGGGTCCGTGTGGAGCGCGACGCCCATAAAGAGACACTCTGA
- the cofG gene encoding 7,8-didemethyl-8-hydroxy-5-deazariboflavin synthase CofG, whose product MHRRVITFSRNVFLPLTTVCINRCGYCCFCTPVGEGCIVPPAEVLRTLEAGTALGCTEALFTFGERPGAVPGFDAELAKIGYADILDYVYDLSLAAIERGLLPHTNAGILTYAELDRLREVNASMGLMLETTADVPAHRNSPGKDPAVRIEMIENAGRLSIPFTTGLLLGIGETMEDREESLRVIRDLHRRFGHIQEVIVQNFCPKPGTAMEGAPVPGTGEICATITLAREILPPDVAVQIPPNLIDASRLVSCGVNDLGGVSPLTIDYVNPEHPWPQIEELRRVAGDAELRERLCIYPQYIEKEWYSPRLAPLIRRLAGRLAASGGARGA is encoded by the coding sequence ATGCACCGCCGCGTGATCACGTTTTCAAGGAACGTCTTTCTTCCGCTGACGACGGTCTGCATCAACCGTTGCGGTTACTGCTGCTTTTGCACCCCCGTCGGGGAGGGGTGCATCGTGCCCCCCGCCGAGGTGCTCCGGACGCTGGAGGCGGGCACCGCTCTCGGCTGCACGGAGGCGCTCTTCACCTTCGGGGAACGGCCGGGCGCGGTGCCCGGCTTTGATGCCGAACTTGCGAAGATCGGCTACGCGGATATCCTCGACTACGTCTACGACCTCTCCCTCGCCGCCATCGAGCGCGGGCTCCTGCCGCACACCAACGCCGGCATCCTCACCTACGCCGAGCTCGACCGGCTCCGCGAGGTGAACGCGAGCATGGGGCTGATGCTCGAGACGACCGCCGACGTCCCGGCACACCGGAACTCCCCCGGAAAGGACCCGGCCGTCCGGATCGAGATGATCGAGAACGCCGGGAGACTCTCCATCCCGTTCACGACCGGGCTCCTGCTCGGGATCGGCGAGACGATGGAGGATCGCGAAGAGTCGCTCCGGGTCATCCGGGACCTCCACCGCCGATTCGGCCACATCCAGGAGGTGATCGTCCAGAACTTCTGTCCGAAGCCGGGGACGGCGATGGAGGGCGCACCGGTGCCGGGGACCGGGGAGATCTGCGCGACGATCACCCTCGCCCGCGAGATCCTTCCCCCGGACGTAGCGGTCCAGATCCCCCCGAACCTCATCGACGCATCCCGCCTCGTCTCGTGCGGAGTCAACGATCTCGGCGGGGTCTCGCCGCTCACGATCGACTACGTCAACCCCGAGCACCCCTGGCCGCAGATCGAGGAACTCCGGAGGGTTGCCGGGGATGCAGAACTCCGCGAACGGCTCTGCATTTACCCGCAGTATATCGAGAAAGAGTGGTATTCCCCGCGCCTCGCACCCCTGATCCGCCGCCTCGCCGGGAGGCTCGCGGCGTCCGGCGGGGCCCGCGGAGCATAA
- the purC gene encoding phosphoribosylaminoimidazolesuccinocarboxamide synthase translates to MKQVDLLYTGKAKSVYRTDDPEVYIMKFRDDITAFDGEKKDTLGGKGSYNAEVSSFFFRYLEENGIETHYLGSIEPATFAVRNLEMIPLEVIVRNVAAGSIVRKYPFKEGDRLDPPVIVIDYKSDAHHDPMLNDDLIYALDLVTPEELDQIKAMALTVNDVLSEYLDARGIILVDFKLEFGKYNGKIVVGDEISMDSMRLWDKETRASLDKDVYRFNKGDVMETYAGVAKRILSPPREESA, encoded by the coding sequence ATGAAACAGGTTGACCTCCTCTACACAGGGAAGGCGAAATCCGTTTACCGCACCGACGACCCGGAAGTATACATCATGAAGTTCCGGGACGACATCACGGCGTTCGACGGCGAGAAGAAAGATACCCTGGGCGGCAAGGGGAGCTACAACGCGGAAGTCTCCTCTTTCTTCTTCAGGTACCTGGAAGAGAACGGAATAGAGACCCATTACCTCGGCAGCATCGAGCCCGCCACCTTCGCGGTGCGGAACCTTGAGATGATCCCGCTTGAGGTGATCGTCAGAAACGTCGCGGCCGGGTCCATCGTGCGCAAGTACCCGTTCAAGGAAGGCGACCGGCTCGACCCGCCGGTGATCGTCATCGACTACAAGAGCGACGCTCACCACGACCCGATGTTGAACGACGACCTGATCTACGCGCTGGATCTCGTGACACCCGAGGAGCTCGACCAGATCAAGGCCATGGCGCTCACGGTGAACGATGTGCTCTCAGAGTACCTTGATGCGCGCGGCATCATCCTGGTCGACTTCAAACTCGAGTTCGGCAAGTATAACGGGAAGATCGTCGTCGGCGACGAGATCAGCATGGACTCGATGCGGCTCTGGGACAAGGAGACCCGGGCATCCCTCGACAAAGACGTCTACCGCTTCAACAAGGGGGACGTCATGGAGACCTACGCCGGGGTGGCGAAACGTATACTTTCACCGCCGCGCGAAGAGTCCGCATGA
- the purS gene encoding phosphoribosylformylglycinamidine synthase subunit PurS, whose product MKYTVAITIALKKGMLDPEARAIRHALQNLGFPTEDLSTARLFKIALDAADADAAREVAGQICERLLANPVIHRYTIEVE is encoded by the coding sequence ATGAAGTATACCGTAGCCATCACCATCGCCCTCAAGAAGGGCATGCTGGACCCCGAGGCGCGTGCCATCCGGCACGCCCTCCAGAACCTCGGCTTTCCGACCGAAGACCTGAGCACGGCAAGGCTCTTTAAGATCGCGCTCGACGCGGCGGATGCGGATGCGGCCCGCGAGGTTGCCGGGCAGATCTGCGAGCGGCTTCTCGCAAACCCGGTCATCCATCGCTACACGATCGAGGTTGAGTGA
- the purQ gene encoding phosphoribosylformylglycinamidine synthase I, protein MRFAVVQFGGSNCDRDTRHVLSDVCGVDTDLVWYKNGLSRSYDAVVLPGGFSYGDYLRAGAIAARTQVMKEILRHAKSGGLVLGICNGAQIGSEAGLVDGTFTLNAYPKFISRHVHLRVENADSPFTALYREGEVIRVPIAHKEGRYVAPEETLGRLNREGRVAFRFCDEYGNTTPESNPNGSAENIAGILSERGNVLAMMPHPERASEPVLGSADGIKIFKSMITYIEEHGHRRMTHQEFLP, encoded by the coding sequence ATGAGGTTTGCTGTGGTGCAGTTCGGCGGGAGCAACTGCGACCGGGATACCCGCCATGTCCTTTCGGACGTCTGCGGGGTCGATACGGACCTCGTCTGGTATAAGAACGGCCTCTCCCGGTCCTACGACGCCGTGGTCCTCCCCGGCGGGTTCTCCTACGGCGACTACCTCCGGGCAGGGGCCATCGCCGCCCGGACGCAGGTCATGAAGGAGATCCTCAGGCACGCGAAGAGCGGAGGACTGGTGCTCGGCATCTGCAACGGTGCGCAGATCGGTTCCGAGGCCGGACTGGTCGACGGCACCTTCACGCTGAACGCCTATCCGAAGTTCATCTCGCGGCACGTCCACCTCCGCGTCGAGAACGCCGACTCCCCGTTCACCGCGCTCTACCGGGAGGGCGAGGTCATCCGGGTCCCGATCGCCCATAAGGAGGGGCGGTACGTCGCCCCTGAGGAGACGCTCGGCCGCCTCAACCGCGAGGGGAGGGTCGCGTTCCGGTTCTGCGACGAGTACGGCAACACAACGCCGGAGAGCAATCCGAACGGCTCGGCGGAGAACATCGCCGGCATCCTCTCGGAACGAGGAAACGTCCTCGCGATGATGCCGCACCCGGAACGGGCGAGCGAGCCCGTGCTGGGATCGGCGGACGGAATCAAGATATTTAAGTCGATGATAACCTATATCGAAGAACACGGGCACCGGAGAATGACGCACCAGGAGTTTCTGCCATGA
- a CDS encoding ferredoxin-thioredoxin reductase catalytic domain-containing protein, protein MTEEGIEEARSRAKQLAKEKGYILNVDDRQLEAVLRGLARNQERFGAAYCPCRLRSGDPEKDRVIVCPCIYHEKEIEENGSCHCRLFFKKKSE, encoded by the coding sequence ATGACTGAAGAGGGAATCGAAGAAGCACGGAGCAGAGCGAAACAGCTCGCAAAGGAGAAAGGCTACATTCTGAACGTCGACGATCGGCAGCTCGAGGCCGTCCTCCGCGGGCTCGCCCGGAACCAGGAGCGGTTCGGGGCGGCGTACTGTCCCTGCAGGCTCCGGAGCGGAGACCCCGAGAAGGACCGGGTCATCGTCTGCCCCTGCATCTATCACGAGAAAGAGATCGAAGAGAACGGGTCCTGCCACTGCAGGCTCTTCTTCAAGAAGAAGTCCGAGTAA
- a CDS encoding ABC1 kinase family protein translates to MVTRFQRYRQIADVLVKYGFGILAEEVIPGGERLRGLGRAQKDERSVYERIRLAIEELGPTYVKFGQIMSTRRELLPPEMIEELQRLQDRVAPVPYAEIRPVIARHCRNLEECFDIIEAEPVAAASLSQLHRAVTRDGRVLALKVQRPGIVDLIETDLEILRSLAMRADTLFPDLRVYNLQGMVDEFATQIRRELDFTQDGMNAERLKRNLAEMPCVRIPRIHWNLSGPSMLAMDYVEGVRIDDVEAIRALGLFPEDVAAAGFEAYVKQIFVDGFFHGDPHPGNLLVTRQGEIVFLDYGIIGVLRPERRRVFVDLLLAMSQTDVAGVIAALKKLDVRIDPAVLDAVKDDLYVVLLDYRETKIEQVNFGVAIRGLTDTLRRYRIRVPPTLMIMMKVIVMVMDIGIRLDPAFNFDQRIRPYLLDIATAQRLSADNVTGAVQSIIGAAEGLLAIPGNVNETLKTLSEGTVTIELEERDLTEIVNVIDRTSDKIIVAVVVGAIVVGSSLILRIAELPIPEYISLLAVLGYVFAVIVGFYAVYSALRHGRSFKR, encoded by the coding sequence ATGGTCACCCGGTTCCAGCGCTACCGGCAGATCGCCGATGTGCTGGTCAAATACGGCTTCGGGATCCTGGCCGAGGAGGTCATCCCCGGGGGAGAACGGTTGCGGGGGCTCGGCAGAGCCCAAAAGGACGAGCGGTCGGTGTACGAGCGTATCCGGCTCGCCATCGAGGAGCTGGGCCCCACCTACGTCAAGTTCGGCCAGATCATGAGTACCCGGCGGGAACTTCTCCCGCCCGAGATGATCGAGGAACTGCAGAGGCTCCAGGACCGGGTCGCCCCGGTCCCCTACGCCGAGATCCGGCCGGTGATCGCGCGGCATTGCAGAAACCTCGAGGAATGTTTCGACATCATCGAGGCGGAGCCGGTCGCGGCGGCCTCGCTCTCGCAGTTGCACCGCGCCGTGACGAGAGACGGCCGGGTTCTCGCCCTCAAGGTGCAGCGTCCGGGGATCGTCGACCTGATCGAGACCGATCTCGAGATCCTGCGGTCGCTCGCGATGCGGGCGGACACGCTCTTCCCCGACCTGCGGGTCTACAACCTGCAGGGGATGGTGGACGAGTTCGCGACCCAGATCCGGCGCGAGCTGGACTTCACCCAGGACGGGATGAACGCGGAGCGCCTCAAGCGGAACCTCGCGGAGATGCCGTGCGTGAGGATCCCCCGCATCCACTGGAATTTATCGGGGCCTTCGATGCTCGCGATGGACTACGTCGAAGGAGTCCGTATCGACGACGTGGAGGCGATCCGGGCCCTCGGCCTCTTCCCCGAGGACGTCGCCGCGGCAGGGTTTGAGGCCTACGTCAAGCAGATCTTCGTCGACGGTTTCTTTCACGGCGACCCCCACCCGGGTAACCTTCTCGTGACGCGCCAGGGCGAGATCGTCTTCCTCGACTACGGCATCATCGGTGTCCTCCGCCCGGAACGGCGGCGGGTCTTCGTGGACCTCCTCCTCGCCATGAGCCAGACGGACGTCGCCGGGGTGATCGCGGCGCTCAAGAAACTCGACGTCCGGATCGACCCGGCGGTGCTCGATGCTGTGAAAGACGATCTCTACGTGGTCCTGCTCGACTACCGGGAGACGAAGATCGAGCAGGTGAACTTCGGGGTGGCGATCCGGGGCCTGACCGATACCCTCCGCAGGTACCGTATCCGGGTGCCGCCGACCCTGATGATCATGATGAAGGTGATCGTCATGGTGATGGACATCGGCATCCGGCTCGACCCGGCGTTCAACTTCGACCAGAGGATCCGGCCGTACCTCCTCGATATCGCTACGGCGCAACGGCTCTCCGCGGATAACGTGACGGGTGCGGTGCAGTCGATCATCGGTGCGGCCGAGGGTCTCCTCGCCATCCCCGGAAACGTGAACGAGACGCTAAAGACCCTCTCTGAAGGGACGGTCACGATCGAGCTCGAGGAACGCGACCTCACCGAGATCGTCAACGTCATCGACCGGACGAGCGACAAGATCATCGTCGCGGTGGTCGTCGGCGCTATCGTCGTGGGCTCGTCGCTGATACTCCGGATTGCCGAGCTCCCGATCCCCGAATACATCTCGCTCCTCGCCGTGCTGGGCTACGTTTTCGCGGTGATCGTCGGGTTTTACGCGGTCTACAGCGCTCTGCGGCACGGGAGATCGTTTAAGAGATAA
- a CDS encoding MFS transporter, giving the protein MTDNTKPVWGLSAAHLVTDLYSPVLPAILPLLIADQGYSFFLAGLIVTVYNLTSSMTQPLVGWLFDTRGFAFHISTSVLLSAIFISIVGLLDSYALVLVSVAIAALGHAFFHPSALGTVSRLVKDANRGRLTSYFVIGGNMGYAIGPICAGVAVGLMGLPGLVVLVIPGIVMAVVLRRVLPPPEHFKAPVAAARTERPAYRAIALLVAASGLRAWAIFGSVAYLPTILTLRGVDLVTANLLVSAMLVFGVVGQVVGGILSDRYGRKEYTIVGLVAAVPPFVVFLTAGGVVSLVALMIFGFILWSTFAVTVAMAHEIAPGNVGLVSGLMLGLAVGVGGMGVAATGWIADMTTLSAGLLTIPIAIALAVPLFLAVPYPWKSLARG; this is encoded by the coding sequence GTGACTGATAATACAAAACCGGTCTGGGGGCTCTCCGCGGCCCACCTGGTGACCGACCTCTACTCGCCGGTCCTTCCTGCAATCCTCCCGCTCCTCATCGCCGACCAGGGCTACTCGTTCTTCCTTGCAGGGCTGATCGTCACGGTCTACAACCTCACCTCATCGATGACGCAGCCCCTCGTCGGCTGGCTCTTCGACACCCGGGGGTTCGCCTTCCACATCAGCACGAGCGTGCTCCTGAGCGCGATCTTCATCTCCATCGTCGGCCTCCTCGACAGTTACGCGCTCGTCCTCGTATCCGTCGCGATCGCAGCGCTCGGCCACGCCTTCTTCCACCCGAGCGCGCTCGGCACCGTCAGCCGCCTGGTCAAAGACGCGAACCGTGGCCGGCTCACCTCCTACTTCGTCATCGGGGGCAACATGGGCTACGCGATCGGTCCCATCTGCGCCGGGGTCGCGGTCGGGCTCATGGGTCTTCCGGGCCTCGTCGTCCTGGTCATCCCCGGCATCGTGATGGCCGTGGTGCTCCGGCGGGTCCTCCCGCCTCCCGAGCACTTCAAGGCCCCGGTGGCCGCCGCCCGGACGGAACGGCCCGCCTACCGGGCGATCGCCCTCCTGGTCGCGGCCTCGGGCCTCCGGGCGTGGGCGATCTTCGGCTCTGTCGCCTACCTGCCGACCATCCTCACCCTGCGGGGGGTCGACCTCGTCACCGCGAACCTGCTCGTCTCGGCCATGCTCGTCTTCGGGGTCGTGGGGCAGGTGGTCGGCGGGATACTCTCCGACCGCTACGGCCGCAAGGAGTACACGATCGTCGGACTGGTCGCCGCCGTCCCGCCGTTCGTCGTCTTCCTCACCGCCGGCGGCGTTGTCTCCCTCGTCGCGCTGATGATCTTCGGGTTCATCCTCTGGTCGACCTTTGCCGTCACCGTCGCGATGGCTCACGAGATAGCCCCCGGCAACGTCGGGCTCGTCTCCGGCCTGATGCTCGGCCTTGCGGTCGGCGTGGGCGGGATGGGGGTCGCGGCGACCGGGTGGATCGCCGATATGACCACGCTCTCGGCCGGCCTCCTGACGATCCCGATCGCGATCGCCCTTGCCGTCCCGCTCTTCCTCGCCGTCCCCTACCCCTGGAAGTCCCTTGCCCGCGGATGA
- a CDS encoding METTL5 family protein, whose amino-acid sequence MNLRQLEMQLERLEGFERPTARLEQYQTPAPVAARLLHHAAMQGAIEDCRVCDLGCGTGILACGAALLGASAVTGVDIDPAAIAVARRNAGSLGVEIEFLVADIRSPNLDRPPLSCDTVVMNPPFGAQKAHADRPFIDLALEIAGEVYGIFNEGSTPFVAAYTEGRAAIEEVIRCAFPMKRTFAHHRKERVDITVEVIHLRRI is encoded by the coding sequence ATGAACCTCCGGCAACTCGAGATGCAGCTCGAACGCCTCGAGGGGTTCGAGCGGCCGACGGCCCGGCTCGAGCAGTACCAGACCCCGGCGCCGGTGGCGGCCCGCCTCCTCCACCACGCCGCCATGCAGGGGGCGATCGAGGACTGCCGGGTCTGCGACCTCGGCTGCGGGACGGGGATCCTCGCCTGCGGCGCCGCTCTTCTCGGCGCCTCCGCGGTGACGGGGGTGGACATCGACCCGGCCGCGATAGCCGTCGCCCGGCGGAACGCCGGATCGCTCGGCGTCGAGATCGAGTTCCTCGTCGCCGACATCCGGAGCCCGAACCTCGACCGGCCCCCCCTCTCCTGCGACACCGTCGTGATGAACCCGCCGTTCGGGGCGCAGAAGGCTCATGCCGACCGGCCGTTCATCGACCTCGCGCTCGAGATCGCGGGCGAGGTCTACGGTATCTTCAACGAGGGCTCGACCCCGTTCGTCGCCGCCTACACGGAAGGCCGGGCGGCGATCGAGGAGGTGATCCGGTGCGCGTTCCCGATGAAGCGGACGTTTGCCCATCACCGCAAGGAGCGAGTAGATATCACGGTTGAGGTCATACATCTACGGCGGATCTGA